The DNA segment ACCATGCTCTTGGTGCAGTTCAAGAAACCCATTATGTCCGTGGCATCTCCAAACAAACAATCCTCACCATCCAAACCAGCTGATCCTGAATCAAATCTGGAGGACAGCGGATCAAAGTAGTTGCTGCAATGCATCCACAAATCAGATCCTGTACCGGACTACTTtctctgggaaaaaaaaaaatgcaagaaaccCAATCTTCTTGGATCTTTCTTTTACTGTAGATGGTCTTGTAAGAAAATATTCGGATCGAGTACTAAGAAAAATCTTTCTTGTTGATGTGCGTGTTTAgatttaagaatttaaaaatgcCACAGCGTAAACAACATGTACAGTTTATCAACAACCAACCACATCGCTAAACACAGTCTGTAATAGCAATCCTTACATATATTTTGTTAAGTGTATCATGCCCCTTAATTGGGGTCTTTGTTACTTTTAATTATCATCTTACGCctccaatacaaaattaatgcaatttcttgtaatattttaaccATCTTTTGGGATCTTATATAATTCTTTGCGTCTTTGAATCAACAGTATTAACTTGCCCAGTCTTTACTAGCCAGGGTGTTGCAAAAGCATTTTCACTTTAAATAATTGTAGTACATAAAGGAAGGGAGTTATGCTATATACTACGTTCTCATCCCACTTCCCTCCCATTATGCTAAAACGGCGGTACCTGTCAACCACAAGATCaactcttatttttcaaatcgaTAAATTCAATGATTAAAAGTTCCGAACAGGGGCGGATATCTTACTACCAACCTTCATATAGATTAGCGTCGATACGAATGATGTGATTCCCATACCATTCAATTTGAAATGGATGATCACCCCCCACATCCATCTACTGCAGTTAGGATAAAATAATATCGGTGAAAAGCCAATTTAAgcatacataaatataaaatgaaccCCAACACCTGAATTTTAATCAGAAAATGATGGTTAAAATGTAGAAGTATCTTCTAAAGAAGATTTTCAACAGTGCATTTCAGTTTTACAAGGAGAGTTAAAAAAGGTAGTACCTTGCATACCTCAAGAACTGTGAATTGCAGCATGTATAATTCCGTAACCCCACGAGCACAATGAAGTCAGGACTGATTAGGAAGTTGGGCAATTGTTCCCATGTTGGGGCTGCAACCACCTGCCATCATCTTTTTGTAGACTGTGTAAGCATGGTCTGGAGTTCCTGACGTACTATATCCTCTAATGAGGGCATTATAGGTGAACACATCGGGCTCAAGACCTAAAAGCTGTAGTTCTTCATACATCTTCCCAGCTTGCTCCACCATTCCAACAATCCCAAGATTGAGGATTAATGAATTGTAAGTGTAAAGATCAGGAGTAATGCCTTTATGCCGCATttcattgaaaagagagagagcttcTTCTACTCTACGTGATCTTCCAAGTCCACTAATGATAAGATTGTAAGAGACCAGGTCAGGATCAATGCCGGTCACCTTTAGTTCCTCAAAGTAATGCAAAGCTTCATCAACTCTCCCTGCCAGGCACAAGCTATCCACGAGAATGGTGTAAGACTTCAAGTCCGGTCTTATTCCTTCTTTGACCATCCTCTTAAACAACTCGCAAGCAGTTTCCAGGTCACCAGCTTTCCCATACCCATTAATGAGAATATTGTAAATAGCACAGTTGGGCTTGCATCCATAGCTGAGCATCTCTTCGAAGAACTGCATTGCTTCCTCCAGTCTTCCTGACTTCAAAAGTCCATCTAGGAGAGGGCCATATGTACAAGGTGTGGGAGAAAAATCACCACTTATGAGATCATAGTATAAATCCATAGCCTTTTCTAAACAACCTGTTCTTACAAGACCAGAAATCACTATATTATGAGTTATGGTGTTAGGCTCGCAACCCAAGCAATGCATCTCTTTGTATAGGCCAAGAAGTTCATTGGTCTTCCCAGCTTTCCCATGGGCATCAAGAAACAAGTTGTATGTGAAAACATCTGGGGCACAACCAATCGTCTTCATCTCCTTAAAAAGATCCCAGGCTTTTCCAGTACTCTGGATTTCAAGAAGCCCATCAATCAAGCAATTATATACTTCTAGTGTTGGATTAATTCCCAGATTTTTCATgaacttcacaaataaattatgTGCATCAAGAGCTTTCTTACGCTCACACAAAAAGACAATCAAAGGTATCAATACCGACCCATCTTGACAAATCCCATTGCACACCAGTCTTTCAGCAAATAATGTGGCCGCATCTATTTTGGCTTCAGTCAAAATCCCTCCCACTAAATCTCCCCAAAAAGGCCCATCTATTTTAACCCCAACTCGACATACAAAGTCCTCGGCAATCTTTAAAGCATCTTCGATCCGACCATCCTTTACAACACCAGGAAGGAGGGTGCACAAAGTCACACGATCTGGatacaacaatttcttcatCTGATGGAAGAACCAGAACGCATCACCAACTCTGTTTTCTTTAACTAATCCATCAATTATAGTGTTGTAAGTCAAAACATCAGGACGACAATTAGTTGTCATCATTTTAGAAAGTGTTTTCAAGGCCAAATGAACCTCTTCGTTCTTGCAAAGACAGTCCATGAATGTGTTGAAAGTTACTGTATTCGGAGGACACCCCAGTACAGTCATGCTCTCAAACAACTCAATAGCTTTCTCGACTTGACCATTCTTCCCTAGTCCAGATAGTATTGTGTTGTAGGTCACGACTGTAGGAGCAAGCTTCATGTCCTTCATTCTGCAAAACATTTGCCACGCTTCATCTACTCTATTAGCCTTGTAAAGTGTGTCGATCAaagaattaattataataacatCAGGTTCACAGCCATTTTCCATCATATCAAATAGTAATTTAATGGCTTCATCTACTTGACCCACCTTACTGTAGCACTTCATCATCATGTTATAAGTTATTGAATCAGGAACAAGCCCACTAATTTTAAGCCCATTAAATATATCTTTCGCCTCTCCAAGCCTACCCATTTCAGCAAGGCTATACAAAGATGCGTTACAGGCAACAAGATTAGGAACAAttcctctcattttcatttgtttaaaCATCTGAAGAGCTTCGCTGGGATTGCCAGACTTTCCGTAGTAGTCAATGAATAGGATATACGTAAAAGCAGTAGGTTCAACACCCAGAGCTCCCATATCATTGAAAAGTTTCAATGCTTCATCCAACCTACTTACCCTCAAAAGTCCACAAATTAATACATTGTATGTGTGAAGATTTGGTGAGATCCCTTGCTTTTCCATAACATCCAACATGCCAAATGCCTCGTTGAAATTCCCAGCTTTGCATAGGGCATCAACAAGAATGGTAAAAGTAACCACATCAGGAGCATAACCATCAACTTCCATTTCATTCCAAATTTCTTTAAATGTACCCAAGTCTCCACAGTCACTAAGCTTATTCAGCAAAGTAGTGTAGGTTACACGATCGGGTTTATGACTGGAAGCTTTCATCTTTGCAAATAATTCTTTCGCATTATCAAGTTTCCCTGCATTACAAAGAGCATCTATGATAACCGTATAAGTAATAACATCAGGCCCACATCCCTCATCCTCCATTCTCTTCAGAATTGCATTTGCTTCATCAATTTTCCCAGCTCTCCCAAGTGCCCTAATGCATATAGTGAACGTGTATATATTTGGCCTCAACCCCAAAGTTTCCATCTCTTTCAATAAATCCATTACAGTTTCAGTATCCCTTCTCTTCCCCATTGCCACCATAAGCGCCGAGTAAGTCTTTAGGCTGGGCTTAATCCCTTCGGAAACCATACCTCTATAAACCTCCAAAGCCTCCCTACAAAACCCAGATTGAAGGAGCAAATGGATCAACCCATTATATGAATATGCATTCAAAACAAACCCAGCTTTTCGCATCTTTTCAAGTGCACTTGGTGCTCGCCGAATCCCCCCTCTTATGTAAAGGCCTTTAAAAATAGTCAAATAGGTCTTCATGTTCCTGTTAATGATTTGCTTTTGCATCAAATCAAACACCAGAGCCATATCCCCTACCCTCCTATGAATCCTCAAAACCTCAAGCATGAAATTGCACGTTTCAGTGGTGTGCACAACACTGGGCAGCTGGGCAACATAGTTAAAGTAAGAAAAAGCACATTTTGGGTCAGAAATCGATTTTAAAACCCCAATAACTTCCTCAGAAGACAATGCTTTGTTGGGCTTCCCCTTAGCCACCACCACCCCATCTGGACTCTTCATCACAAACCCACAAAAACCCACTAGCTTTCTCCTATGCTTCTTCCAGTTCACCATAGACCCACTAGGCAAAGCCTTCAAATATTTACTACTTCTACCTCCTACTGACCCATTGTGGCTTAAACCATATATCTTACCATCAGTAAAAGCACAAGCATAATTGATACCCGTACAGGAAATACTTGAAGAGCAGAGGATTACCACAGCCATGAAGAGATtattaacatataaaaaaaatgaaagaacataGCAAGTAGATCCTAGAAATTAGAAATGAACTGGTCTGTGCATGTTTGATGATTGCTGAATTGCTTGTGAGAGCGAAATTACATGGAGATATAAGAGCTGGCTTGTACTGACCTGTATCACTTAaggccagagagagagagagagagagagagatgctagGTAGAAGATGAGATTGGCTTTGGTAAGAGTGGGGATTAGCTAGGAACTCCGTGGCCACGGACTTAGTTTCTGTGGCTGGGTTGCTGGGTAGCTATGGATATTTTTTCCCGAGTTTTGAAACGCAGAGTCCAACCCAAGTTGTCTCGTCAAATCGTCATGCAGGGAATCCGTAATCGTACAGACAGTACGCACACTAATTAAATTACGataaaatattctaatttaaattaaataaagagtATTTCTATCTCATTTCTGCATAATATTGTCAGATAGAGTTACAATTgtcgtataattttttaaaaggaatatagccatcattaaaaaaattaatcagttCATTGGATTATAATTACGATAATATCTTATTAAGACTACAGCTGTTAATCAACGTTTTCATaacagacaaaaaaaaaaaaaaacaagatattCGTTTCAAAAAGATATTGATATAATTACAACCACATATCATTCCTATTATCGCCATAGTAATTTCTAATAGATCTTGAAAGAGAACATCTTTTATCACGAAGAGTATTGACAGAAATAGAGTGTTTTGCAGTTTTATTTTAAGCGGaggatattcttttaaaataattaaagtaatattattataaaaagaattatcaaaatacttttgatttaaattattattattttaaagaaaagttttgctatatacaaacacagtcgcgtactaatctgtgtatcaatactgattcattaatatttaaaatttaaattaacactatttttaataaaatctactttttaatcaatcacatcatattgatacacagattagtgtacaattatatttgtaactatatttttcttttaaagaatattattagatatagttataaattatataagtataacttatttttttattaaaaaaaggaagtttattattacaaaattaattttttaatataaattatatatttattattttaaaaaaatacacgatATTTACTTattcaataattataaatatcatttttttttttaaatttacatatttcttgaaaaaattataaaacattttGTATATCTATCCGGCCGCCGTAAAGAGAGAGCAGTGAAAAGTGAAAACCAAATACCCTCTTGGCCCCGACGACTATTAGGACGACTTGGAGGAAATGCCACTGAAGCACCAAAGCATTATTAAAGCGCGCGCAAGCTCTCACACTCTCTCCAAACCCATAGGCCAAAGCCCTAACCCAGCAGACAAAATTCTTCCTTCCTCTCTGTTAGCATCGTAGTCAATACGGTGATTCGTGATTCGGGGTATCCATGGAAGGAGGGACAAGAGAAAGCTCGGTGGTACCAGCCTCGGTCTTGGACTCTGTGAACCGTACCTTGGCCAACGTAGGAGAAGTCGAGCCCCACTTGCTCCAGTTCTTGTCTCTGTCCGACCCGGATGTCCTCTCCCAGATGCCGCCTCTACAACGTGCTCAGTCTCTGCTCTTACTCGCTAGAACCACCTCAACCCTCTTTACATGTAATGTTGTCAATTAATGTAATATCGATGATTCTGAATGTTGGTTCTGCATGGTTTAATTGCTGGGTTTTGTTATTTTACAGTGAGGGTGAGGTGCTCTGGGGTTCACCCAGATGACCATCCAGTCAAATCAGAGCTTGTGAGTGTGCTCATACT comes from the Carya illinoinensis cultivar Pawnee chromosome 8, C.illinoinensisPawnee_v1, whole genome shotgun sequence genome and includes:
- the LOC122318122 gene encoding pentatricopeptide repeat-containing protein At4g31850, chloroplastic; the protein is MAVVILCSSSISCTGINYACAFTDGKIYGLSHNGSVGGRSSKYLKALPSGSMVNWKKHRRKLVGFCGFVMKSPDGVVVAKGKPNKALSSEEVIGVLKSISDPKCAFSYFNYVAQLPSVVHTTETCNFMLEVLRIHRRVGDMALVFDLMQKQIINRNMKTYLTIFKGLYIRGGIRRAPSALEKMRKAGFVLNAYSYNGLIHLLLQSGFCREALEVYRGMVSEGIKPSLKTYSALMVAMGKRRDTETVMDLLKEMETLGLRPNIYTFTICIRALGRAGKIDEANAILKRMEDEGCGPDVITYTVIIDALCNAGKLDNAKELFAKMKASSHKPDRVTYTTLLNKLSDCGDLGTFKEIWNEMEVDGYAPDVVTFTILVDALCKAGNFNEAFGMLDVMEKQGISPNLHTYNVLICGLLRVSRLDEALKLFNDMGALGVEPTAFTYILFIDYYGKSGNPSEALQMFKQMKMRGIVPNLVACNASLYSLAEMGRLGEAKDIFNGLKISGLVPDSITYNMMMKCYSKVGQVDEAIKLLFDMMENGCEPDVIIINSLIDTLYKANRVDEAWQMFCRMKDMKLAPTVVTYNTILSGLGKNGQVEKAIELFESMTVLGCPPNTVTFNTFMDCLCKNEEVHLALKTLSKMMTTNCRPDVLTYNTIIDGLVKENRVGDAFWFFHQMKKLLYPDRVTLCTLLPGVVKDGRIEDALKIAEDFVCRVGVKIDGPFWGDLVGGILTEAKIDAATLFAERLVCNGICQDGSVLIPLIVFLCERKKALDAHNLFVKFMKNLGINPTLEVYNCLIDGLLEIQSTGKAWDLFKEMKTIGCAPDVFTYNLFLDAHGKAGKTNELLGLYKEMHCLGCEPNTITHNIVISGLVRTGCLEKAMDLYYDLISGDFSPTPCTYGPLLDGLLKSGRLEEAMQFFEEMLSYGCKPNCAIYNILINGYGKAGDLETACELFKRMVKEGIRPDLKSYTILVDSLCLAGRVDEALHYFEELKVTGIDPDLVSYNLIISGLGRSRRVEEALSLFNEMRHKGITPDLYTYNSLILNLGIVGMVEQAGKMYEELQLLGLEPDVFTYNALIRGYSTSGTPDHAYTVYKKMMAGGCSPNMGTIAQLPNQS